A segment of the Candidatus Fusobacterium pullicola genome:
GAGCTTAATATTAGCCTTTATCATATACTCATTTTTCCAAAATATATTAAACTATTTACTCTATAAAAAAGAGGAGATGGAGAAGAGAGTTCTTATTATTGATAATGAAAATCAATATATAGATAAAATTTGTGAGAGTTTACAGTTAAAAGAGGGAACATACAGATACTGTGGCTATATATCAAATAAAGATAGTAGTAGAGAGAAATATTTAGGAAGATTTGAAGATATCAGAGAGATAGTTGAAAGAGAGAAAATAGATCAAATTATCTTTGTTAAAAGTGAAGAGTTGAAAAAATACTCTGATAGTGTAGTTGAATTAAAATTAAAGGGAATAGGTGTAGTAGATTATTTAAGTTTCTTAGAAAAATTAGATGGAAAACTAGATGTAGATAAGATTGATAGTATGTGGATACTTATGAGTAATGGATTTGATACTTTGAATAATAGCTTTGAAAGAAAATTAAAAAGATTATTTGATGTATGCTTATCCTTTATACTGTTCATCTGTTTTATTCCATTCATGGCAGTTACCTATGTAATGGTAAAACTGGATATAGGGATTAAGTATCTATTTACTAATCCAAGAAAGGTATGGGAAAATCCAGCTTTCTTTAAACAGAAGAGAGTAGGATTTAGAGGTAAAGACTTTGAGATTATTAAGTTTAGAAGTATGAAGGTACATGATCCAGATAAGTATTCAAAATATGCATCAGCACATGATGACAGAATAACAAAGGTAGGTCACTTTATAAGGAAGACAAGACTAGATGAGCTACCTCAAGTAATAAATGTTCTAAGAGGAGATATGTCCTTTGTAGGTCCAAGACCAGAGTGGGATGTATTGGGAAGAGATTATGAAAAGAAGATAAAAAATTATCATCTAAGATATGCTGTACAACCAGGTATAACAGGATGGGCACAGACAATGTTTACCTATGGCTCTTCAGTAGATGATGCAAAGATAAAACTAGAGTATGACCTATACTATGTAAAAAATAAGAGCATAGCTCTAGATTTAATAATATTATTTAAAACAAGTAAGACAGTATTATTTGGGAAGGGAACGTAGATAATGGAAAAATTTGAAAAAGGTTTAGTTTCAATTATAACTCCGATGTATAACGGAGAAAAATTTGTAGCTAAAACTATAGAATCAGTTTTAAATCAAGATTATAGTAACTGGGAAATGATAATAATAGATGATGGCTCAAAAGACAATAGTCCAGTTATAGTAGAAGAATATACTAAAAAAGATAAAAGAATACAGTTAGTAAGACAAAAAAATGCTGGTTCTGGAGCAGCAAGAAATAATGGAATAAGAAGAGCAAAAGGTCAATATA
Coding sequences within it:
- a CDS encoding sugar transferase encodes the protein MVRHTRNIRMRLIYFVLLFIFYRQSFVIQKLSLNLAMYGIFIILFFSYYLLNTLNFDSRYQRVNIIYSTILNFFAYMIFYFFYKKESLILAFIIYSFFQNILNYLLYKKEEMEKRVLIIDNENQYIDKICESLQLKEGTYRYCGYISNKDSSREKYLGRFEDIREIVEREKIDQIIFVKSEELKKYSDSVVELKLKGIGVVDYLSFLEKLDGKLDVDKIDSMWILMSNGFDTLNNSFERKLKRLFDVCLSFILFICFIPFMAVTYVMVKLDIGIKYLFTNPRKVWENPAFFKQKRVGFRGKDFEIIKFRSMKVHDPDKYSKYASAHDDRITKVGHFIRKTRLDELPQVINVLRGDMSFVGPRPEWDVLGRDYEKKIKNYHLRYAVQPGITGWAQTMFTYGSSVDDAKIKLEYDLYYVKNKSIALDLIILFKTSKTVLFGKGT